In Oreochromis aureus strain Israel breed Guangdong linkage group 15, ZZ_aureus, whole genome shotgun sequence, a single genomic region encodes these proteins:
- the LOC120433024 gene encoding uncharacterized protein LOC120433024 yields the protein MAGSTPARLKVILGENNIEKLTLPNGIPESLEDLLSTIKTTFGLKGNFRLQYMDQDFGNDFFNLNSTTELRNLGTIKVIHQQTNPPLISADQSTSSLSLSFESDDGISVASNDTIILSSPESMSSRTQQWPEDFAIPQFSYDTELQLERGNTEYCVSQKMLTLSARMLSDILKRVAEEIYRYKAYPEDAHFCAAAEALIKKHPCLKEPGSFNGCYGWKQRLKYKMANYRTQLKLQGCPELCVNSLKSKATTDAFPAKKLKKPKRSEANFYPSFPTGETLDSMEKVRLELLTEIGIRDNERVIADKMANTFAYRRHEVVNQEPSIQELKDRWPALFTQKEINTEFQRLMAVPLEWKFMAQLDMHSSQLIKVIRAKGGATRQKVANIMDTLDQTVDINHRRECVLKALTIFLGEDADGLIKEYLDCGADDVQRDLEEVTMAVYVIRKEGRDCRSHLKTLALSLRVWKCCMN from the exons ATGGCTGGTTCAACACCTGCAAGACTGAAGGTGATTTTAGGAGAGAACAACATTGAAAAGCTGACTCTTCCAAATGGCATCCCAGAGTCACTTGAAGACCTTCTCAGCACGATAAAGACTACCTTTGGGTTAAAAGGTAACTTCAGACTGCAATACATGGACCAAGACTTTGGCAACGACTTCTTCAATCTGAATTCTACCACCGAACTTCGGAATTTGGGGACAATCAAAGTGATCCACCAGCAAACAAATCCACCTTTGATCAGTGCCGATCAGTCCACttcatctctgtctctttcatttGAGTCTGATGACGGTATTTCGGTGGCATCAAATGACACAATTATCCTCTCATCCCCTGAATCTATGTCATCTCGAACACAACAGTGGCCAGAAGACTTTGCAATTCCCCAATTTTCATATGACACAGAGCTACAGCTAGAGAGGGGGAATACTGAGTACTGTGTGAGCCAAAAAATGTTGACTTTAAGCGCCCGAATGCTGTCTGATATCCTGAAAAGAGTTGCAGAAGAAATTTACCGTTACAAGGCCTATCCAGAGGATGCACATTTCTGCGCAGCTGCAGAGGCCCTTATCAAAAAGCACCCATGTTTGAAAGAACCTGGATCATTCAATGGCTGCTACGGTTGGAAACAACGACTGAagtacaaaatggcaaactacagGACCCAGCTGAAATTACAGGGGTGTCCAGAGCTGTGTGTAAACTCACTGAAATCTAAAGCTACTACAGATGCTTTCCCTGCTAAAAAATTGAAGAAGCCAAAACGTTCTGAAGCTAACTTTTATCCATCCTTTCCTACTGGTGAGACTCTGGACAGCATGGAAAAAGTGAGACTAGAACTTCTGACAGAGATCGGGATAAGGGACAATGAAAGGGTCATCGCAGACAAAATGGCTAACACGTTTGCCTACAGACGACATGAGGTGGTAAACCAAGAACCAAGCATTCAGGAACTGAAGGACAGATGGCCTGCACTCTTCACACAGAAAGAG ataaATACGGAGTTCCAGAGGCTCATGGCTGTTCCTCTTGAGTGGAAGTTCATGGCCCAGTTAGACATGCACTCAAGTCAGCTGATCAAAGTCATACGTGCCAAAGGAGGAGCAACACGCCAAAAGGTTGCGAACATCATGGACACATTGGACCAG ACTGTGGACATTAATCATCGGAGGGAATGTGTGCTGAAAGCCCTCACCATCTTCCTGGGAGAAGATGCAGATGGCCTGATCAAGGAATACCTT GACTGTGGAGCAGATGATGTTCAGAGGGACCTGGAGGAGGTCACCATGGCAGTGTATGTGATTCGGAAGGAGGGGAGGGACTGCAGGAGCCACCTGAAGACATTGGCATTGTCATTGAGGGTGTGGAAGTGTTGCATGAACTAA